The following coding sequences lie in one Flavobacterium sediminis genomic window:
- a CDS encoding T9SS type A sorting domain-containing protein: MNPHSSGASATAYGGGFPTNGILSNTAISGLSFQLADFSSNNALVLRNNVTNQGNLTLASPKKAEKIYIAAVRGEGSSSSADNHNVTATVNFSDGSSQVFVFQATAWWYDSNPPANTVMLGTGEVSRNTATTGWAPKNEFRGLTQANLFYNELTLDQTNYNKNIVSIAFDKEVTANDAHTTTILGVSICETASQVTGFNYDIIANGIGDASSSADIGLDEVNTRALVSMDFQATAGSSFPTYGLPSDGIISSANTSGVSFQLADYSGPNALFLTPSYVTGSANSQNSGTLSFTASNVGNVYILSAAAGGGSSNLPYTAVVSFSDGTSQTANLQAKDWYDGTAYAIQGIGRVNMANNALEGSSTNPRLYEDVIALDVVNQTKTITGVTFTFDGDSTAPWANEIRLSVLAVTTTESTLSTSDFGSLDSTIKIYPNPSSGIITIDAVSELESVEIFNAIGQAVLNSKNKNQINISDLEEGIYMIRLKTKEGKTSVQKIIKK, translated from the coding sequence TTGAACCCTCATTCTTCAGGAGCAAGTGCAACGGCTTATGGCGGTGGTTTCCCTACAAACGGAATACTGTCCAATACTGCTATATCAGGGCTTTCTTTCCAATTGGCAGATTTTAGTTCAAATAATGCATTGGTTTTGAGAAACAATGTGACTAATCAGGGAAATCTAACATTAGCTTCGCCTAAAAAAGCGGAAAAGATTTATATAGCAGCAGTCAGAGGAGAGGGAAGCTCTTCATCTGCTGATAACCATAATGTAACAGCAACTGTAAATTTTTCTGACGGTTCAAGTCAGGTTTTCGTATTTCAGGCTACGGCTTGGTGGTACGATAGTAACCCGCCGGCTAATACTGTAATGTTGGGAACAGGAGAAGTATCCCGAAACACAGCTACTACAGGTTGGGCTCCGAAAAATGAATTCAGAGGGCTTACTCAGGCTAACCTTTTTTACAATGAATTAACACTGGATCAAACGAATTACAATAAGAATATAGTTTCTATAGCTTTCGATAAAGAAGTAACGGCTAATGATGCTCATACAACAACCATATTAGGTGTTAGTATCTGTGAAACAGCTTCACAAGTAACAGGCTTCAATTATGATATTATTGCTAATGGTATCGGGGATGCCTCCTCTTCTGCAGATATCGGATTGGATGAAGTAAATACCAGAGCTTTAGTGTCTATGGATTTTCAGGCTACAGCAGGTAGCAGCTTTCCTACTTACGGTTTACCTTCGGATGGAATAATAAGCAGCGCCAATACATCAGGAGTAAGCTTTCAATTAGCAGATTATTCAGGACCGAATGCTTTGTTTTTGACTCCTTCTTATGTTACGGGTTCTGCAAATAGTCAAAATTCAGGAACCTTATCATTTACAGCCTCAAATGTGGGAAATGTGTATATTTTATCAGCAGCAGCTGGTGGAGGATCATCTAATTTGCCATATACAGCAGTTGTTAGTTTTTCTGACGGAACTTCACAAACTGCAAATTTACAGGCAAAAGATTGGTACGACGGTACGGCTTATGCCATTCAGGGAATTGGGAGAGTGAATATGGCAAACAATGCATTGGAGGGAAGCAGTACAAATCCAAGATTGTATGAAGATGTAATTGCATTAGATGTAGTTAATCAAACTAAAACAATAACAGGAGTAACCTTTACTTTTGATGGGGATTCTACAGCGCCTTGGGCAAATGAGATACGATTATCCGTTTTAGCAGTGACAACTACAGAATCAACTTTAAGTACTTCTGATTTTGGTAGTTTGGATTCTACGATAAAAATATATCCGAATCCTTCATCGGGAATAATCACAATAGATGCAGTTTCGGAATTGGAATCTGTTGAGATATTTAATGCAATAGGACAAGCTGTTTTGAATTCAAAAAATAAAAATCAAATAAATATTTCTGATTTAGAGGAAGGAATTTATATGATTAGGCTTAAAACAAAAGAAGGAAAAACTTCAGTGCAGAAAATAATTAAAAAATAA
- a CDS encoding T9SS type B sorting domain-containing protein: MKKIFLFVFFMASYCMTAQYASVHYIAPSPWQYWSNANEIVVSTKEAGTVSVELRKSDGTFITTFNVTANNPVSYRFLGSANSLSRNNTGTNYSDRGLIVSASAPVLVNMRNIASDTSGTSNLNIKGNASLVSFGDEGRGLEFRLGYYRSSYTGLATGNPIYSVMAINDNTTVTLNGVVMTSLNAGQSRLFTAAMGALLTADKAVVVNVGSYGDTPQTCGGNGEDGTVDQIAPVNVLGQQYIVVRGSGTSGAGANDPEQTTIVATQPGTSVQITNFNASGQQISTPLTYNLANAGSYQTVHHGDSNNQYSSSFIVSNNPIIVYSGTAVDCETDISTVMPIGGCSGTTNVITRKFIDYANGDLPYFGYILIESLTEPVYMNSQDIETLTGVPRVALGSTGFYMIRFNNNNIGNPLSIHIESLARLTTSIVQQGTGFSMSGFFSAFSDSPSPPAELSVDQCSTTLTTTSGMDPYQWFLDGQLIAGATSDTYVATETGNYSVRGERACGVTQLSAPVYVEINPCSDLEVNKTVASAQGDQAVFQIVASNLGLSNDTNVEVTDLLPDGYQYVSYTASAGSYDPVAGIWTVGDLDFGATETLLVTVTINPTGNHTNIAQISGTNTDTDQSNNSSQAIADYPTPDLQFSKESQFSVYYNIGDVIEYELVLENTGQIAINNIQVTDNNADLGSISPSAISVLNPGESVTVTAQHTVTLADIQAGEVVNQAIATADAPQGGTMAIVSDDPSTAADEDATVVAIQYLSDLEVVKTNNQTMYYSGTTTTYTITVTNNGPSDATQVVVSDPVPTGITDMSWQGNGQIGIGDLNDSIVVLSVGESVSYEVTIDIPVQFTGNLTNIVAVSSDVPDPNPDCPGCTDVDVECTTLGPTSLTADVIAGQFSDQAVVSAQASGSGNFVYWMDNGLLQYDGYFTNVPGGEHTIYVESVDGCGEVISVKVIVLNYPRFFTPNGDGYNDNWQLIGLEGQPDATAYIFDRYGKLLKQISTMSLGWDGIYNGHQLPSTDYWFKLIYRDPANNEMKEFRSHFSLKR; encoded by the coding sequence ATGAAGAAAATATTTTTATTTGTCTTTTTTATGGCGTCATATTGTATGACTGCACAGTATGCATCAGTGCATTACATCGCTCCGTCACCTTGGCAATATTGGAGCAATGCAAATGAAATTGTTGTATCGACAAAAGAGGCAGGGACAGTTAGTGTGGAATTAAGAAAAAGCGACGGAACTTTCATTACAACATTTAATGTAACAGCTAATAATCCTGTGTCTTATAGGTTTTTGGGTTCAGCCAATTCGCTTTCGAGGAATAACACAGGAACTAATTATTCTGATAGAGGTTTAATAGTTTCGGCTTCGGCTCCGGTTTTGGTAAATATGAGAAATATTGCATCCGACACGTCAGGAACCAGTAACCTGAATATAAAAGGAAATGCGTCTTTAGTGAGTTTCGGAGATGAGGGACGCGGATTAGAATTCAGGTTGGGATATTATAGAAGTAGTTATACCGGATTAGCAACAGGAAATCCTATTTATTCTGTAATGGCAATAAATGATAATACAACAGTAACTTTAAACGGAGTAGTAATGACATCACTAAATGCCGGACAGAGTAGATTGTTTACTGCGGCAATGGGAGCTTTATTAACAGCAGATAAAGCAGTTGTGGTCAATGTGGGTAGTTACGGAGATACTCCTCAAACATGCGGAGGAAATGGTGAAGACGGAACAGTAGATCAAATCGCACCGGTTAATGTACTTGGTCAGCAGTATATAGTTGTGAGAGGTAGCGGAACATCAGGTGCAGGAGCAAATGATCCGGAACAGACAACTATTGTAGCCACTCAACCCGGAACCAGTGTTCAAATCACAAATTTTAATGCTTCCGGACAACAGATAAGTACACCGCTTACATACAATCTGGCCAATGCCGGAAGCTATCAGACAGTACATCATGGTGACAGTAATAATCAATATTCAAGTTCGTTCATAGTGTCAAATAATCCTATTATTGTCTATTCGGGAACGGCTGTGGATTGTGAAACAGATATTTCTACGGTAATGCCAATAGGTGGTTGTTCAGGAACAACTAATGTAATTACCAGAAAGTTTATAGATTATGCAAATGGTGATCTGCCTTATTTCGGATATATACTCATAGAAAGTTTGACAGAACCTGTTTATATGAACAGTCAGGATATAGAAACTTTGACAGGAGTCCCTAGAGTAGCTTTAGGAAGTACCGGATTTTATATGATACGTTTTAATAATAATAACATCGGAAACCCATTGAGTATTCATATTGAATCTCTGGCAAGACTTACCACAAGTATCGTACAGCAAGGAACCGGTTTTTCTATGTCAGGGTTCTTTTCAGCCTTTAGCGACAGTCCGAGTCCTCCGGCAGAACTATCCGTAGATCAATGTTCAACAACTTTGACCACAACTTCAGGGATGGATCCGTATCAATGGTTTTTAGACGGACAATTGATCGCAGGGGCAACGTCAGATACTTATGTGGCTACTGAAACAGGAAATTATTCAGTAAGAGGGGAGAGAGCCTGTGGAGTTACTCAGTTATCGGCTCCCGTGTATGTGGAGATCAATCCTTGTAGTGATTTAGAAGTAAATAAAACAGTTGCCTCAGCTCAAGGAGACCAGGCAGTATTCCAAATAGTAGCTTCAAATTTAGGGTTGAGTAACGATACTAATGTTGAGGTAACTGATCTGCTTCCCGATGGATATCAGTATGTGTCTTATACTGCCAGTGCGGGAAGTTATGACCCTGTTGCAGGAATATGGACCGTCGGAGATTTAGATTTCGGAGCAACAGAAACACTTTTAGTTACTGTTACAATCAACCCTACAGGAAACCATACAAATATTGCCCAGATTTCAGGGACAAATACAGATACAGACCAGTCAAATAATAGTTCTCAGGCAATAGCTGATTATCCGACACCGGATCTGCAATTTTCGAAAGAATCCCAGTTTTCAGTTTATTACAATATCGGAGATGTAATTGAATATGAACTGGTATTGGAAAATACAGGACAGATAGCAATTAATAACATTCAGGTTACGGATAATAATGCTGATCTTGGTAGTATAAGCCCTAGTGCAATTTCAGTTTTGAACCCGGGTGAAAGTGTAACGGTAACGGCGCAGCATACGGTTACTTTGGCTGATATTCAGGCAGGGGAAGTGGTAAATCAGGCTATAGCTACTGCAGATGCTCCGCAAGGAGGAACAATGGCTATTGTATCAGATGATCCAAGTACTGCAGCAGATGAAGATGCAACAGTGGTTGCTATTCAGTATCTTTCAGATTTAGAAGTTGTAAAAACAAATAATCAAACCATGTACTATTCAGGGACAACGACTACTTATACCATTACGGTTACTAATAACGGTCCGAGTGATGCAACTCAGGTTGTGGTTTCCGATCCGGTTCCGACAGGAATAACGGATATGAGTTGGCAAGGGAACGGACAGATCGGTATAGGTGATTTGAATGATAGTATAGTCGTTTTATCAGTAGGTGAATCTGTTAGTTATGAAGTTACCATTGATATCCCTGTTCAGTTTACCGGTAATTTAACAAATATTGTTGCCGTAAGTTCAGATGTACCCGATCCGAATCCGGATTGTCCCGGATGTACGGATGTGGATGTTGAGTGTACAACATTAGGACCTACTTCACTAACAGCAGATGTAATTGCAGGACAATTTTCAGACCAAGCCGTAGTATCTGCACAGGCTTCAGGATCAGGTAATTTTGTTTATTGGATGGATAATGGATTGTTACAATACGATGGTTACTTTACCAATGTGCCCGGTGGCGAACATACAATTTATGTAGAGAGTGTTGACGGATGTGGAGAGGTAATTAGTGTTAAGGTAATTGTTTTGAATTACCCGAGATTTTTCACGCCTAACGGTGACGGATATAATGATAATTGGCAACTTATTGGGTTAGAAGGTCAACCTGATGCAACTGCTTATATTTTTGATCGTTACGGGAAATTACTGAAACAAATCAGTACCATGTCATTGGGTTGGGACGGGATTTATAACGGCCATCAGTTACCCTCAACGGATTATTGGTTTAAATTGATTTACAGAGATCCGGCAAATAATGAGATGAAAGAGTTCAGAAGCCATTTTAGTTTAAAAAGGTAA
- a CDS encoding T9SS type A sorting domain-containing protein gives MSLYLQGNYLNTAGLEDVNGTAFKIYPNPVSDFVLIDSSENIKNVSVFNVLGEREDCKITSNRVDMSGLESGVYFLKLEFVNGTKVNRKIIKQ, from the coding sequence TTGTCTTTGTACCTACAAGGAAATTACCTGAATACAGCAGGATTGGAAGATGTTAACGGAACAGCATTTAAAATATACCCGAATCCGGTCAGTGACTTTGTTCTAATAGATTCCTCAGAGAACATTAAAAATGTAAGTGTATTTAATGTTTTAGGGGAAAGAGAAGATTGTAAGATAACTTCAAATAGAGTAGATATGTCCGGATTAGAATCAGGCGTTTACTTTCTTAAGTTAGAGTTTGTAAACGGAACAAAAGTCAATCGTAAGATAATAAAACAATAA
- the rlmB gene encoding 23S rRNA (guanosine(2251)-2'-O)-methyltransferase RlmB, whose translation MEKGQQIFGIRAIIEAIQSGTEIDKVFIQKDSHGELMRELLKVLKEHNINYAQVPVEKLNRLGNRNHQGAIATVSPISFQDLDELIVSLSEAGKTPLFLVLDGVSDARNFGAIIRTAECTGVHGIIISKQGSAPVNGDTVKTSAGAVFNVPICKVDHIKDAVFHLQASGIKTVAATEKTHTDLYEVDLKEPVAIIMGSEDKGVNPSVLKVVDEKAKLPMFGTISSLNVSVACGAFLYEAIRQRS comes from the coding sequence ATGGAAAAAGGACAACAAATATTTGGTATTCGTGCTATAATTGAAGCCATTCAATCAGGAACTGAAATTGATAAAGTTTTTATTCAAAAAGATTCTCACGGCGAATTAATGCGTGAATTGTTGAAGGTCCTCAAAGAACACAATATCAATTATGCTCAGGTTCCTGTTGAAAAATTGAACAGGTTAGGCAACCGAAACCATCAAGGAGCCATTGCTACTGTTTCCCCTATTTCCTTTCAGGACCTGGATGAATTGATCGTGTCCCTTTCAGAAGCTGGAAAAACACCTCTTTTTTTGGTTTTAGATGGGGTTTCCGACGCCCGAAATTTCGGAGCAATTATCCGAACGGCTGAATGTACCGGAGTTCACGGAATCATCATATCCAAACAAGGTAGTGCCCCTGTAAACGGAGACACTGTAAAAACAAGTGCCGGCGCCGTTTTTAATGTCCCTATCTGTAAAGTAGATCATATTAAAGATGCTGTATTCCACCTACAAGCTTCCGGAATCAAAACGGTAGCTGCAACTGAAAAAACCCATACTGATCTGTACGAGGTTGATCTTAAAGAGCCCGTTGCTATTATTATGGGAAGTGAAGACAAGGGTGTGAATCCTTCTGTTCTTAAGGTTGTAGATGAAAAAGCTAAATTACCTATGTTTGGCACTATCTCATCTTTAAATGTATCTGTTGCCTGTGGTGCCTTTTTATATGAAGCTATTCGCCAACGATCATAA
- a CDS encoding BamA/TamA family outer membrane protein produces the protein MKKIFLYFTFLLLQNTFAQNFHLKIKGQNNTETKTIDSIGYVNTFEKVSEIVEHKKSFENKLTLLGYYQKELLEQQKVNDSSFLLVYQLGKAITEININFNTLSDNEKELIHETSDTITIPTSEIENWMNGKLALLEKNGYALAKLQLQNVLSRKNTLQATLFFSAGSKRTFNELVIIGYDKFPENIKRNWNKKLKKRDFNQELVEEIYNDFSEFPFVNQIKYPEILLTQDSTKVYAYVEKSRPNKFDGFIGFANDAEKSKIVFNGYLDLALQNIFNSGEKFNIYWRNDGNQQTSFNLGTELPYAFKTAFGLKGNLKIFKQDSTFQNTNLDLNVGYYFSYNKKAFLGYQSTNSVDIQNSNSASLQDFNSKFYTLSFEYIKQDKNSVLFPEKTNFFLKTGIGNRTLTAETTHQILGQMEISHNLYINEKNSINVKNQTFYLDSNNYVVNELFRFGGINSIRGFRENTLQASLFSGIFTEYRYILASNLFVNSIIDYGYMQDKTADIRENLLGLGFGFGLASPNGLFSLVYANGSTKEQTIKLSNSIVHISFKTNF, from the coding sequence ATGAAAAAAATTTTTCTGTATTTCACCTTTTTATTACTGCAAAATACTTTTGCCCAAAATTTTCATTTAAAGATCAAAGGACAAAATAATACAGAAACAAAAACTATTGACAGTATAGGTTATGTTAATACCTTTGAAAAAGTCAGTGAAATTGTTGAGCACAAAAAATCCTTTGAAAACAAACTAACGCTTCTAGGCTATTATCAAAAAGAGCTTCTCGAACAACAAAAAGTAAATGACAGTTCTTTTCTTTTGGTTTACCAACTTGGTAAAGCAATTACCGAGATCAATATTAATTTCAATACACTTTCGGATAACGAAAAGGAACTTATTCACGAAACAAGCGATACTATAACAATTCCCACTTCCGAAATTGAAAATTGGATGAATGGCAAACTGGCACTCTTAGAAAAAAACGGATACGCTTTAGCCAAACTGCAATTGCAAAACGTTCTTTCCCGAAAAAATACTTTACAAGCTACTTTATTTTTCAGTGCCGGAAGCAAAAGGACTTTTAATGAATTAGTCATTATAGGCTATGATAAGTTTCCTGAAAACATTAAACGCAATTGGAATAAAAAGCTAAAAAAAAGAGATTTCAACCAAGAACTGGTTGAAGAAATTTATAATGATTTTTCTGAATTCCCTTTTGTAAACCAAATTAAATATCCGGAAATCTTATTGACTCAGGACAGTACCAAAGTGTATGCTTATGTTGAAAAGAGCCGACCAAATAAGTTTGACGGTTTTATAGGCTTTGCTAATGATGCTGAAAAAAGTAAAATCGTTTTTAACGGATATCTCGATCTTGCCTTGCAAAATATTTTCAATTCGGGTGAAAAGTTTAACATCTATTGGCGAAATGACGGGAATCAACAGACTTCTTTTAATTTAGGCACAGAACTTCCTTACGCCTTTAAAACAGCTTTCGGACTAAAAGGAAATTTAAAGATCTTTAAACAAGACAGCACCTTTCAAAATACCAATCTGGATTTAAATGTAGGTTATTATTTTTCCTATAACAAAAAAGCTTTTTTGGGGTATCAGAGTACGAATTCCGTTGACATTCAAAATAGTAATTCCGCATCTTTGCAAGATTTCAACAGTAAATTTTATACCTTAAGTTTTGAATATATCAAACAAGATAAAAATTCTGTTTTATTTCCCGAAAAAACCAATTTCTTTCTGAAAACCGGAATCGGTAACAGAACCTTAACTGCTGAGACAACTCATCAGATATTGGGACAAATGGAAATCAGTCATAATCTCTACATCAATGAAAAAAACAGCATCAATGTAAAGAACCAAACGTTTTATTTAGATAGTAACAACTATGTTGTCAACGAATTATTCCGGTTCGGAGGAATTAATTCCATCCGAGGTTTTAGGGAAAACACATTACAAGCCAGCTTGTTTTCCGGAATCTTCACAGAATACCGATATATTTTAGCTTCCAATTTATTCGTTAATTCTATTATAGATTATGGATATATGCAGGATAAAACAGCTGATATTCGGGAAAATTTATTAGGCTTGGGCTTTGGTTTCGGACTGGCTAGCCCGAATGGCTTATTCAGTTTAGTCTATGCAAACGGTTCTACAAAAGAACAGACTATAAAACTCTCTAACTCTATTGTTCATATTAGTTTTAAAACTAATTTTTAG
- a CDS encoding gliding motility-associated C-terminal domain-containing protein, with the protein MTTYYVSQSSGASTCEGPRTPIVVTVNEPATYTITGGCEGVSYWLLVEGDFTDQALYSWTDSDNITVSEQNSFNVTDYLAQNPGYSIPEGGITFFIDINDNGCQYQDQFLVNSVFCSIPRGVSPNNDGLNDSFDLTGLNVEKLSIFNRYGKVVYEFNGQYTDQWKGQSDKGEYLPDATYYYYIMTSDGNKFTGWVYVNKAY; encoded by the coding sequence GTGACAACTTATTATGTAAGCCAATCATCGGGAGCTTCTACTTGTGAAGGGCCAAGAACACCAATAGTTGTTACGGTAAATGAACCTGCAACCTATACGATTACAGGAGGGTGTGAAGGAGTTAGCTATTGGCTTCTTGTAGAGGGAGATTTTACAGATCAAGCTTTGTACTCATGGACGGATAGTGATAATATAACAGTATCTGAGCAAAATAGTTTTAATGTAACTGATTACTTAGCTCAAAATCCCGGATATTCAATACCTGAAGGAGGAATTACATTTTTTATCGATATAAATGATAACGGATGCCAGTACCAGGATCAGTTTTTGGTTAACTCTGTTTTTTGTAGTATTCCCAGAGGTGTTTCTCCGAATAATGACGGTTTAAACGATTCATTTGATTTAACAGGCTTGAACGTAGAAAAGCTTTCTATTTTTAACAGATACGGGAAGGTTGTATATGAATTTAACGGACAGTATACAGATCAATGGAAAGGACAATCTGATAAAGGAGAATATTTGCCCGATGCTACATATTATTATTACATAATGACAAGTGACGGAAATAAATTTACGGGTTGGGTTTATGTTAATAAAGCATACTAA